The Synechococcales cyanobacterium T60_A2020_003 region GTCCCTGATCATGAATGACCAAAATATTGCGAATTTCTTGCAGCGTTAGCCCCAACGCCTGCGATCGCCGAATAAAGGATAATCGATTAAAAATCGTTGGCTTAAACAGGCGATAGTTACTATCGGGCGATCGCTCCACCGTTGGCGTCAGCAGCCCAATCTCCTCGTAATAGCGAATCGTTTTAACGCTCAAATCGCTCTGAGCAGCAACCTCACCGATTTTGAACAGTGCAGCAGTTTGGCTCATGGTCGAATTGCTAAGGGGTCAATTCAAGGCAGCGCATTAGGATTGCTTCGCGGTGTCTATTGACAGCGGTAGGGCTGGACGGGAAGTTTTAGCCGGAAGCAATCGCTGGGGCGATCGCGACCGTCCAGAGGGAACTCGTCTTGGTTTGGGCGATCGCGGCCAGTGGAGGGCGATCGCGCTACCCATCACGACTAACCCCAGTACCCGCAGGGACCCATGACCACTCACGCTGCCCATCACCGCATCCACAATGCCCACGATCAACACAAACGTTGCCACCGTATCCGGACGACGTTTAGGAATCGAAATTGGCGATCGCATGGGTTTTAGCCTCAGTAACCCGATTTTGAAATCTCTACTTCTACTGTAGCGCTTGGCTGGGAGGAGTGGCGATCGCTGATTCTACAACCGGAATCGAGCAGGATTTTATATGATCACGAAGGAATGATGTTCTCACCTAATATCAATTTCTGAAATAACCGCTACAGATGTAACGTCGGCATTACTGATGGTGCAACGCATTGACAACTCAAAACTCAAAACTCAAAATTGGCATAACTCCATGACCTCTTTGCATCCGGCTTCCGAACTCCCAGGCAACCCCTCCCCCCAGTCTCGCCCAGAGCTGCTTGCCCCAGCCGGAAACTGGGACTGTGCAAAAGCGGCCGTGGAAAACGGAGCCGATGCCATCTACTTTGGTCTGGATCGCTTCAATGCCCGTATGCGCGCCCAGAACTTCACCGAAGCCGATTTGCCCGAATTAATGGCCTATCTGCATCGGCGCGGCGTGCGGGGCTACGTCACGGTCAACACCTTGGTCTTTCCCCAGGAACTCCCCGAAGCCGAACAGTATCTCCGCACCATGATCACCGCTGGCGTAGATGCCGTGATTGTCCAGGATGTGGGGCTGTGTCGGCTAATTCGCCACCTTTCGCCCGATTTCCCCATCCATGCATCGACCCAAATGACCGTCACCAGTGCGGCGGGGGTGGCCTTTGCGAAACAGTTGGGCTGTCAGTTGGTGGTGTTGGCGCGGGAATGCTCCCTAAAAGACATTCAGCGCATTCAGACCCAGATGGCGCAGGAACAGGTAGAGATGCCCCTAGAAGTCTTTGTCCACGGGGCATTGTGTGTGGCCTATTCAGGACAGTGTTTAACCAGCGAAGCCCTGGGGGGACGCTCCGCCAATCGGGGGGAATGTGCCCAGGCGTGCCGCATGACCTATGACCTGATTGCCGATGGCAACCCGGTGGACTTGGGCGATCGCGCCTATCTCCTCAGTCCTCAAGATCTCTCCGGGCTAGAGGTTTTACCCGATCTGATCCAGGCCGGACTCCACTGCCTGAAGATTGAAGGTCGCCTTAAAGCCCCGGAATACGTCGCCAATGTGACCCGTGTGTACCGTCAAGCGCTGGATCGGGCGATCGCCACCGCTGACCCATCTTTCACCACCACACCCCGCGAGCGCTATGAGTTGGAAATGGCCTTCTCCCGGGGACTCTACACCGGATGGTTTCGCGGCATTGATAACCAAGCCCTCGTCCACGGGGAGTATGGCAAAAAACGAGGTGTGTATCTGGGACGGGTGACTCGGATTCAGGGCGATCGCGTTTGGATTCAAGCAGAGGCACCGATTAAACCGGGTGATGGGGTTGTGTTTGAGGCTCCCACCCAAAAGCAGGAACAGGGCGGACGGGTATATACAGTGGATCGCAAGGGTGCCGAAGTCTGTTTGTCCTTTGGCCGCCATGATTTGAACCTCCGCAAACTGAAGGTGGGCGATCGCCTCTGGAAAACCAGCGATCCCGACCTGGAAAAACACATTCGCCAAACCTATGCCGGAGATACCCCCAAGTTTCAGCGTCCAATCTGGATTGAGATACACGGTCGTTGTGATCATCCCCTAGTGGCGATCGCCCGTGATGAGCAAGGGCATCTCGTTCAGTTGGAATCCGCGATGCCTTTAGTCGCTGCCCACAGCAAACCGTTGACCGATGAGCGACTCCAGGAACAACTCGGACGATTAGGAAACACTCCCTATCACTTAGCCGCGTTGACCTCAACGTTAGAGGGAGCGGTGATGCTACCCGTCAGCGAACTCAACCGACTGCGGCGCGACCTAGTGGAACAGTTGGATCAGGAGCGATCGCGCCCCAAACGCTGGCAAATAAATTCCGATGCTTGCCTAGCCGACTTGCTCCCCGCAGTAGAGTCTGCCCCAGCCTCCCAACCCACCCTGATTGTCTTAGTTCGCAATCTTGAACAGTTGGAAGCGGCGATCGCTACCGGGGTAGACACGATCTACTGCGAATTTGAAGATCCCCGTACCTACAAACAGGCCGTTGCCCAGGTTCACCAGGCGAGGAGTCAAAATTCAAAATTAGAACTTTGGGTTGCACCACCACGCATTACCAAACCGGGTGAAACCTGGATTCTAGACCAGGTGAAGGCATCCCAGGCCGACGGCTATTTAATCCGAAATTACGATCACCTACGCTTTTTTGAAGGACACCGAATCACAGGCGACTTTTCCCTCAACGTTGCCAATCCCCTCGCCGCTTCCTACTTCCGGCAATACGGCTTAGAACGCCTGACCGCATCCTACGATCTCAACATCGATCAACTCACTGACCTCCTCACCAGCGCCCCTCCCACCTGGTTTGAAGTCACCATCCATCAGCACATGCCCATGTTCCACATGGAACACTGCGTCTTTTGTGCCTTCCTCTCCACCGGAACCGACTACACCAACTGCGGTCGCCCCTGTGAAACCCACCAGGTGACATTGCGCGATCGCATCGGAACCGAACATGTCCTGCGTGCCGATGCCGGATGCCGCAACACCCTATTCAACGGCACCGCCCAAACCGGAGCCGAATACGTCCAAACCTTGCTGAACCTGGGATTACGTCACTTCCGCATTGAATTCGTAGACGAATCCCCCGAACAGGTCCTACAAACCATTAACCAATATCAAAAACTCCTCATCGGAACCATTACCGGAACCCAACTCTGGCGATCGCTCCACCTGCAAAACCAACTCGGCGTCACCCGTGGCCCCCTAGGCAATTAACCCCATCACCCCTCCACCACCTTCACCACCGCCCAAACCCGCTCCACCAGATCCCCCGCATTGCTATCAAACCAATGAATACTAGAATCCGCCCGAAACCAGGTGCGCTGACGTTTGGCAAACTGGCGCGTATGCAGCACTGTCAGCCGTTGCGCTTCTTCTAAGGAAATATCCCCTGCCAAATACTGCTTCACCTCCTGATAGCCCAAGGTATTCAACAATGGCAAATCTGCCCCATAGCGATCGCACAACCGTTGCACCTCGCCCACAAACCCCATCTCCATCATCATTGCTGTGCGCCGCTGAATCCGTTGGGTTAAGGCATCCTGTTCCCCCTCACCCTCACAGTCAAGGCCAATCGTTAAAATGGGGTATGCGGGTGGATCTTCCCCCTGCTGTTGCGAAATCGGAATCCCTGTCGTGTAGAACACCTCCAAGGCGTGAACCGTCCGAGTTTGATCGTTTAGGTGAATTTTTTCAGCCGCAACCGGATCGATTTGCTGAAGCATGGCATAACATTGGGGTTGTCCCAGGCTAACCAGTTGCGATCGCAAGTCGGGCTGGGGCGGCACGCGTGGAATAACGAGTCCTCGCACGATCGACTTTATGTAAAGTCCGGTGCCACCGACCAGCAGCGGCACGCTGTTCTTTTGATGAAACGTGTGGATCAAGTGCTGAGCCTGGTGCTGATAGTCGGCAAGGGTCAGGGTTTCGGTTGGGTCGCAAATGTCGATGAGATAATGAGGAGCCTGCTGTTGTTCAACCTCCGTGGGTTTAGCCGTGCCAATGTCAAACTCGCGGTAAACCTGACGCGAATCTGCGCTCAAGATGACTCCCTGTAGGCGTTGAGCAAGGGCGATCGCCAATCCGGTCTTTCCCGTTGCCGTTGGGCCACAAATCACGATTAGAATAGACATGGGACTCTAAGAGTACAAAAGTATTGATTTTTTATCGAGAAACCTGGCATGGATCCATAGTAAAAAACTCGCTTCAGACAGCCCTAGAATCCCGCTTAACCCTTTTGTGTTAGAATTTATATACTTTTTGATAACTTCGCCGTCAAAAAGTGGTTACGAACCAAATCCAGGAGCGTTCCCTACATGGCAGATAATTACGGTGCTAGTCAGATTCAAGTCCTTGAAGGTCTAGACCCGGTGCGGAAACGCCCGGGAATGTACATTGGCACCACGGGCCCACGCGGACTTCATCATCTAGTGTACGAGGTTGTGGATAACGCCGTTGATGAAGCGCTGGCGGGATACTGTAAGCATATCCAAGCATCATTAAATCCTGATGGTTCGGTTACGGTTATTGACGATGGTCGCGGCATTCCAACCGATATTCACCCCACCACTGGCAAGTCAGCCCTTGAAACAGTGATGACTGTTCTGCACGCGGGCGGAAAGTTCGGCGGCGGTGGCTATAAGGTGTCGGGGGGCTTGCACGGGGTCGGGATCTCTGTGGTGAACGCCCTCTCAGAATGGGTAGAGGTCACCGTGTGGCGCGATCAGAAAGAACATAATCAACGTTTTGAACGAGGCGTTCCCCAGGGTGAACTGGTCTCTGCGCCCATGCCCGGCGATCGCACAGGCACATCTGTTCGCTTCAAGCCAGATGCCCAGATCTTTACAGGTGGGATCGAGTTTGACTACAACACTCTGGCGGGTCGTCTGCGCGAACTCGCTTACCTCAATGCTGGGGTAGAAATTACCTTCTCAGATTATCGGCTTGATCTCTTGAAAAGCGATCAACCTCGCGTTGAGAAATACCACTATGCAGGCGGCATTCGTGAGTATGTGGCCTACATCAATAAAGACAAAGAACCGCTTCATGAGGAGATCATCTTCATTGAGGGCGAGCGCAACAATGTTCAAGTCGAAGCAGCGTTGCAATGGTGTAGTGATGCCTATAGCGATAATCTTTTAGGCTTTGCCAATAATATCCGCACGATCGATGGTGGAACCCACTTAGAAGGGTTGAAGGCCGTTCTGACCCGTTCGATGAACGCGATCGCTCGTAAACGCAGCAAGCTGAAGGACAATGACCCAAATCTGGCGGGGGAAAACATCCGGGAAGGGCTAACGGCTGTCATTTCAGTCAAAGTGCCAGACCCGGAATTTGAAGGTCAAACCAAGACGAAGCTCGGCAACACGGAAGTACGCGGCATTGTTGACTCCTTGGTCAACGAAGCCCTTACGGAGTACCTAAACTTCCGCCCAAATGTCGCAGACTCGATCTTAGACAAAGCCATCCAAGCCTTCAAAGCGGCGGAGGCTGCCCGTCAAGCCCGTGAACTGGTACGCCGAAAGTCGGTGTTAGAATCCTCCACACTACCGGGTAAGCTGGCCGACTGTAGCTCCCGTGATCCCGCCGAATCAGAAATCTTCATCGTCGAGGGAGACTCGGCGGGTGGTTCAGCCAAACAAGGGCGCGATCGCCGTTTCCAGGCCATCCTGCCCCTACGCGGTAAGATTCTTAACATCGAAAAAACTGACGATGCCAAGATCTACAAAAATGCTGAAATCCAAGCCCTGATTACAGCCCTGGGCTTAGGTATTAAAGGCGAAGAGTTTGACTCATCGCAACTGCGTTACCACCGCATCATCATCATGACCGACGCGGACGTAGATGGCGCGCACATTCGCACCCTCTTGCTGACTTTCTTCTATCGCTATCAGCGATCGATGGTGGATCAGGGCTATGTGTATATTGCCTGTCCTCCCCTCTACAAGCTGGAACGAGGCCGCAATCACTATTACTGCTACAGCGATCGCGAGCGAGATCAAATCATTGCAGGCTTCCCCGACAACGCTAAGTACGAAGTGCAGCGCTTTAAGGGATTGGGGGAAATGATGCCCCAGCAACTGTGGGACACTACCATGAACCCCGAAAGCCGTACATTGAAGAAGGTAGAAATTGAGGACGCGGCTGAAGCCGATCGCATCTTTACTATCCTGATGGGCGATCGCGTTGCTCCTCGCCGCGAATTCATCGAAACCTATGGTTCACGCCTAAACCTAGCGGATCTAGATATCTAGAGCCTAGATAGCTAGAACAACGTCAAGGCGTCTCCAGAGAGTAGGACGGAACTTCAAAGGTTTGTACCGGAATCAAAGTCACTCGTAGCACCACAGGACGCTTGAGTGCCTGCTGCAAAAATTCCTGTACTAAGGTCACCTGGGTTTCCGTAATCGAATTCTCGGCAGACGCCACTTCCAGTTGCACAATTAATCCGTCTTTGCTCCGACTTACCGTTAGTGCTCGGATATCGCGATCGCCAAAGGTCAGCGTCCGTTGCCGAATTAACCGATTGATTTCACTGCGCGTTTGTTCACGCACAATCAAATCTTGAAACGAAAGCGCTAACGGGATCCCCAATAATGCCAGCACCGAAATCGCTATCGCTAAGCCTCTCTGGGCTCGCTCAATCGATCCATACCGCTGAAAAAGGAAAACCAATCCACCGCTAAAAATGATTCCAGCTAAGTTGGTTAAAAACAGGAGAGAGGCTCCAACAGTCACAAGCTGAGATTGCAGCGCAATTCCAATCCCAACGACGCTCAACGGTGGAACCAAGGCAACGGCGATCGCCACGCCGGGTAGCGCATCCGCAATATTGCGGCGAGATTTTGCATAGGCACCTGCAGCTCCTGCAGCTAAGGCTACCCCCAAATCTAGGAGGGTGGGACTAACCCGCGCCTGAACCTCATGGGTTAACGACGTTAAGCCGACCAAACGACAAATCAGTGCAGATAAACCAACTGTCAGGAGAATTCCCAGAATCAGCGACAGGCTAGACCGACGCAGCAAGCGACGATTTGCCATCACCATCGAAAACGCGATTCCCAAAATAGGCCCCATGAGCGGAGCCACGATCATTGCCCCAATAATGGTGGCGCTGCTATCAGCAAGCAAGCCGAGGGTCGCAATAATGCTGGAAAGGCTAAGCAGTACAAAGTAACTGCCAGAGGGTTCTGCACTGCGCCAAAGATTGCGATTTAGGAGCGATAACGGTAGTGGTTTAGAGCTTAACCACGACCAGTCTCCACTATTTCCCTTGCGAACCTTATTCAGGTGTTGTCGTCGACGGACAAGCCAGCGCTTAAAGGAGTACCACACATATATCTCCAGTAAGGTGTAGAGGTGTTATAGCGCTATAGAGAGGGCGATCGCAAGATCTGTAAAGCCATCTAACGATTTAAGTCTGCTGGTTCGCCCATATCGGTATCAGAAGTAGAAGAACCGTTTTGAGACATCAAGTGCAGCGTATTCCGGTACCACATATCCTGCTGGGGTTTACCAATGGCAATATTGTGGCGTTCGAGCGCTAACCGTACCCGTCGTCGCAATTCACGCCCGCCTAACCACTGCATTCCTGGATTGAGACTGCTCTCAATCTGCTCTGCTCGCAGCTCGACAGGAATTTGATCACCGGGATTGGTGCGATCGCGCACGCGCGGTGCCGCCACTTTGAATAGTTCTTTTCCCTCAAACCGAACGGGCGCAACTTCTAAATTTCCAACTTGCTCCACTCCGGCTGGTGGCCGCATTATAGGAACTGTTTCAGATATATTGGGTGTCGGAAGGGTTGGTAGTTGAGCAAACGCGAATGAAGGGGTAACCAGGATGAATAGTGCACTGAGAACCCCTACCAAAACGTTACGACGAGTATGGCGTCCCATCCTTGAGAAACATCCCATAGTGTTCCTATAGTACTGATGCTTATTCGTCATACCCATCTTGAGTAAGCAACGAAGCCGTCTTCGTCATCTGGCGCAGCGTTTCTTGCATGTAGGGTCCGCGTAGCCGCTGCAAGGCTATCCAAAGAAAAAAAGCACCAATGATGATATCTCCACCCACTAGGCTGGCACTCCAAATCAGCCAGTGTGATCGCGTTTGGTAGATCCACAGAACGAAGATCACTTGCATCAAGGTAATACCTGACATCATCAGCGTTGTTCCAATCGACAACACTATCGATGCACTGATGATTCGACGCTGTTCCAGCGACAGTTCCCGCTAGCCAGTTCCAGATGCATATCTACCAAACGGGTGACAATCCGCAGGCTACGCCGACCATAGACACTAATTGCATCCATCACTTCATCGACGACCACGCCCCAGACCTCCAAAAATCATCCCGATTACAAACCCAACACCGAAAGCGGTTATCAGACTATTGTTGAGCTTTTCGCGATCGCTCCCGACATTGGGCAAAAGATCATATTCAAATCATGAAATTAGATTCTCAGCCCTACGTTCAAATTCCTTAAGGGTTTGTTCTACAGCATCTTTTCGAGAACTGGTGGAGTCGATGGATTCAGCTTTTTCAGATTTTTCGGATACATCCACCTTTTCAGCGTTTTTTTCAGACCTGAA contains the following coding sequences:
- a CDS encoding heavy metal-responsive transcriptional regulator, which codes for MSQTAALFKIGEVAAQSDLSVKTIRYYEEIGLLTPTVERSPDSNYRLFKPTIFNRLSFIRRSQALGLTLQEIRNILVIHDQGQLPCGEVKLHLEAKVDDITHQIEQLETLRSELQGILSGWQESPSEERIARTICPNLQTP
- a CDS encoding U32 family peptidase translates to MTSLHPASELPGNPSPQSRPELLAPAGNWDCAKAAVENGADAIYFGLDRFNARMRAQNFTEADLPELMAYLHRRGVRGYVTVNTLVFPQELPEAEQYLRTMITAGVDAVIVQDVGLCRLIRHLSPDFPIHASTQMTVTSAAGVAFAKQLGCQLVVLARECSLKDIQRIQTQMAQEQVEMPLEVFVHGALCVAYSGQCLTSEALGGRSANRGECAQACRMTYDLIADGNPVDLGDRAYLLSPQDLSGLEVLPDLIQAGLHCLKIEGRLKAPEYVANVTRVYRQALDRAIATADPSFTTTPRERYELEMAFSRGLYTGWFRGIDNQALVHGEYGKKRGVYLGRVTRIQGDRVWIQAEAPIKPGDGVVFEAPTQKQEQGGRVYTVDRKGAEVCLSFGRHDLNLRKLKVGDRLWKTSDPDLEKHIRQTYAGDTPKFQRPIWIEIHGRCDHPLVAIARDEQGHLVQLESAMPLVAAHSKPLTDERLQEQLGRLGNTPYHLAALTSTLEGAVMLPVSELNRLRRDLVEQLDQERSRPKRWQINSDACLADLLPAVESAPASQPTLIVLVRNLEQLEAAIATGVDTIYCEFEDPRTYKQAVAQVHQARSQNSKLELWVAPPRITKPGETWILDQVKASQADGYLIRNYDHLRFFEGHRITGDFSLNVANPLAASYFRQYGLERLTASYDLNIDQLTDLLTSAPPTWFEVTIHQHMPMFHMEHCVFCAFLSTGTDYTNCGRPCETHQVTLRDRIGTEHVLRADAGCRNTLFNGTAQTGAEYVQTLLNLGLRHFRIEFVDESPEQVLQTINQYQKLLIGTITGTQLWRSLHLQNQLGVTRGPLGN
- the miaA gene encoding tRNA (adenosine(37)-N6)-dimethylallyltransferase MiaA, whose amino-acid sequence is MSILIVICGPTATGKTGLAIALAQRLQGVILSADSRQVYREFDIGTAKPTEVEQQQAPHYLIDICDPTETLTLADYQHQAQHLIHTFHQKNSVPLLVGGTGLYIKSIVRGLVIPRVPPQPDLRSQLVSLGQPQCYAMLQQIDPVAAEKIHLNDQTRTVHALEVFYTTGIPISQQQGEDPPAYPILTIGLDCEGEGEQDALTQRIQRRTAMMMEMGFVGEVQRLCDRYGADLPLLNTLGYQEVKQYLAGDISLEEAQRLTVLHTRQFAKRQRTWFRADSSIHWFDSNAGDLVERVWAVVKVVEG
- the gyrB gene encoding DNA topoisomerase (ATP-hydrolyzing) subunit B — protein: MADNYGASQIQVLEGLDPVRKRPGMYIGTTGPRGLHHLVYEVVDNAVDEALAGYCKHIQASLNPDGSVTVIDDGRGIPTDIHPTTGKSALETVMTVLHAGGKFGGGGYKVSGGLHGVGISVVNALSEWVEVTVWRDQKEHNQRFERGVPQGELVSAPMPGDRTGTSVRFKPDAQIFTGGIEFDYNTLAGRLRELAYLNAGVEITFSDYRLDLLKSDQPRVEKYHYAGGIREYVAYINKDKEPLHEEIIFIEGERNNVQVEAALQWCSDAYSDNLLGFANNIRTIDGGTHLEGLKAVLTRSMNAIARKRSKLKDNDPNLAGENIREGLTAVISVKVPDPEFEGQTKTKLGNTEVRGIVDSLVNEALTEYLNFRPNVADSILDKAIQAFKAAEAARQARELVRRKSVLESSTLPGKLADCSSRDPAESEIFIVEGDSAGGSAKQGRDRRFQAILPLRGKILNIEKTDDAKIYKNAEIQALITALGLGIKGEEFDSSQLRYHRIIIMTDADVDGAHIRTLLLTFFYRYQRSMVDQGYVYIACPPLYKLERGRNHYYCYSDRERDQIIAGFPDNAKYEVQRFKGLGEMMPQQLWDTTMNPESRTLKKVEIEDAAEADRIFTILMGDRVAPRREFIETYGSRLNLADLDI
- a CDS encoding TIGR00341 family protein, translated to MWYSFKRWLVRRRQHLNKVRKGNSGDWSWLSSKPLPLSLLNRNLWRSAEPSGSYFVLLSLSSIIATLGLLADSSATIIGAMIVAPLMGPILGIAFSMVMANRRLLRRSSLSLILGILLTVGLSALICRLVGLTSLTHEVQARVSPTLLDLGVALAAGAAGAYAKSRRNIADALPGVAIAVALVPPLSVVGIGIALQSQLVTVGASLLFLTNLAGIIFSGGLVFLFQRYGSIERAQRGLAIAISVLALLGIPLALSFQDLIVREQTRSEINRLIRQRTLTFGDRDIRALTVSRSKDGLIVQLEVASAENSITETQVTLVQEFLQQALKRPVVLRVTLIPVQTFEVPSYSLETP
- a CDS encoding phage holin family protein codes for the protein MSLEQRRIISASIVLSIGTTLMMSGITLMQVIFVLWIYQTRSHWLIWSASLVGGDIIIGAFFLWIALQRLRGPYMQETLRQMTKTASLLTQDGYDE